In one Silene latifolia isolate original U9 population chromosome 10, ASM4854445v1, whole genome shotgun sequence genomic region, the following are encoded:
- the LOC141606266 gene encoding putative serine/threonine-protein kinase PBL10 isoform X1, which yields MPSSLEEAWRTIYSAVSLGTAKGLAFLHETKVMYRDFKTSNNVPLDSRYNAILSDFSLARDLPTGDKSHESTCFMCMYGYAAPEYLATGLRWHTTESPILFSSQSDIEDDGASQSFVYV from the exons ATGCCTAGCAGCCTAGAAGAAGCTTGGAGAACCATCTATTCAGCA GTCTCTTTAGGCACTGCAAAGGGGCTTGCTTTCCTTCATGAAACAAAAGTCATGTACCGTGATTTCAAAACCTCCAATAACGTTCCCCTAGACTCG AGATACAATGCTATACTCTCCGACTTCAGCCTGGCTAGAGACTTGCCAACCGGTGATAAAAGCCATGAATCAACTTGCTTCATGTGTATGTACGGATATGCGGCACCAGAGTATCTAGCTACAG GGTTAAGGTGGCATACAACCGAGTCCCCTATCCTCTTCAGTTCTCAAAGTGATATAGAAGATGATGGTGCTTCACAGAGCTTTGTGTATGTATAA
- the LOC141606266 gene encoding putative serine/threonine-protein kinase PBL10 isoform X2 — MLIFYLVSLGTAKGLAFLHETKVMYRDFKTSNNVPLDSRYNAILSDFSLARDLPTGDKSHESTCFMCMYGYAAPEYLATGLRWHTTESPILFSSQSDIEDDGASQSFVYV; from the exons ATGCTTATTTTTTACCTT GTCTCTTTAGGCACTGCAAAGGGGCTTGCTTTCCTTCATGAAACAAAAGTCATGTACCGTGATTTCAAAACCTCCAATAACGTTCCCCTAGACTCG AGATACAATGCTATACTCTCCGACTTCAGCCTGGCTAGAGACTTGCCAACCGGTGATAAAAGCCATGAATCAACTTGCTTCATGTGTATGTACGGATATGCGGCACCAGAGTATCTAGCTACAG GGTTAAGGTGGCATACAACCGAGTCCCCTATCCTCTTCAGTTCTCAAAGTGATATAGAAGATGATGGTGCTTCACAGAGCTTTGTGTATGTATAA